One stretch of Chryseobacterium fluminis DNA includes these proteins:
- a CDS encoding TolC family protein — protein MKKVLIIILGLSCLGIGAQEKWSLRECIDYAVKHNLQVIQNEYSKQIQDSNLRIAQKSYLPSVSANVGNTVSFGQTSFGTGSLRNDRFSNSANIAADVLLYNNGRLDKTIRKTEFDVEASQYDIETIRNDISLQIAQQYLTTLLNKEIVKIAEAAVENAQKQYDRAKITTKVGTTAQTVLAEAEAALAREKQNRKTAEINVGRSLFALAQLLQLEEYKDFDVENVEVPDQLAPQLRTVDEVLTTAYDTQPQIKAAESRIKSAEAQTEVTRTSFWPTLSASVGIGSFYNNLLTTNTTGIDAAGNIITERNLFGQYKDNFGQQAAISLNIPIFNKGITRLQVEQSKINESIAKTTLEQQRQIVRQNVQKAQFDVDANYEIYLSSVETEKSTKLALDFADKSYAAGRSTIYDVNIARNNYANAQGSVAQARFNYIFSLKLLNFYAGIPLSL, from the coding sequence ATGAAAAAAGTTTTGATTATTATTTTAGGATTATCCTGTCTGGGAATCGGCGCCCAGGAAAAATGGTCTCTGAGAGAATGTATAGACTATGCGGTAAAGCATAATCTTCAGGTAATCCAAAACGAATACTCAAAACAGATTCAGGACTCTAACCTCAGAATTGCGCAGAAAAGCTATCTCCCGTCTGTATCTGCTAATGTAGGAAATACGGTAAGTTTCGGTCAGACCTCATTCGGTACGGGAAGTTTGCGAAATGACAGATTCAGTAACAGTGCCAATATTGCTGCTGATGTTTTGCTGTATAATAACGGAAGGCTGGATAAGACGATCCGCAAGACGGAATTTGATGTAGAGGCAAGCCAATATGATATTGAAACCATCAGGAATGATATTTCTCTGCAGATTGCACAGCAATATCTTACCACTTTACTGAATAAAGAAATCGTAAAGATAGCTGAAGCAGCCGTAGAAAATGCTCAGAAACAATATGACAGGGCAAAGATAACAACGAAGGTAGGAACAACGGCTCAAACCGTTTTGGCAGAAGCAGAAGCGGCCCTTGCAAGAGAGAAACAAAACCGCAAAACTGCGGAAATTAATGTAGGAAGAAGCTTATTCGCACTTGCCCAGCTTTTACAACTGGAGGAATATAAAGATTTTGATGTGGAAAATGTAGAGGTTCCAGATCAGCTGGCTCCCCAGCTCAGAACTGTGGATGAAGTCCTGACTACTGCTTATGATACCCAGCCTCAGATAAAAGCGGCGGAAAGCAGAATAAAATCGGCAGAAGCACAGACCGAAGTTACGAGAACCTCTTTTTGGCCTACCCTCTCTGCAAGTGTGGGCATCGGATCTTTCTACAATAACCTCTTGACCACCAATACAACAGGGATAGACGCCGCCGGGAACATTATTACGGAAAGAAATTTATTCGGACAGTATAAGGATAACTTTGGACAGCAGGCTGCCATATCCTTAAATATTCCTATTTTCAATAAAGGAATTACCAGACTGCAGGTGGAACAGTCCAAAATTAACGAAAGCATTGCCAAAACAACTTTAGAGCAGCAAAGACAGATCGTTCGTCAAAACGTACAGAAAGCTCAGTTTGATGTGGATGCCAACTACGAAATTTACCTTTCTTCCGTAGAAACCGAAAAAAGTACAAAACTGGCATTGGATTTTGCAGATAAAAGCTATGCTGCGGGTAGATCTACCATCTATGATGTCAATATAGCAAGGAATAATTATGCTAATGCACAGGGCTCTGTAGCGCAGGCAAGATTTAACTATATTTTCAGTCTTAAATTATTGAATTTCTATGCGGGAATTCCTCTAAGTTTATAA
- a CDS encoding SprT-like domain-containing protein has protein sequence MSIQSLEKYLPPNTLEYLKLWFADHYIHIKITRNRNSKLGDYRKLPDKSHEITINSTLVPELFFFVLTHELAHLIAFEKYGRRISPHGNEWKLTFREMLLESLSIYDEKLRPIIIQFSKSPKANFMSSPDLVKYFHIEKQDDTLQFIETLQKGDFFMYRNEKYLLEGLIKKNYLCKNLATGRKYSFKPLARVEKCS, from the coding sequence ATGTCCATTCAATCATTAGAAAAATATTTACCGCCCAATACATTAGAATATTTAAAACTGTGGTTTGCCGATCATTATATTCATATAAAGATCACGCGAAACAGGAATTCCAAATTGGGAGATTACCGGAAGCTTCCGGATAAGTCCCACGAAATTACCATCAATTCGACTCTTGTTCCGGAGCTTTTTTTCTTCGTGCTTACCCATGAACTTGCCCATCTCATTGCTTTTGAAAAGTATGGCAGAAGAATCTCTCCTCATGGTAATGAGTGGAAGCTTACATTCAGGGAAATGTTGCTGGAAAGTCTCAGTATATATGACGAAAAGCTCCGCCCCATCATCATCCAATTTTCAAAATCTCCAAAGGCCAATTTTATGTCCAGCCCGGATTTGGTTAAATATTTTCATATTGAAAAACAAGATGATACCCTTCAGTTTATTGAAACCCTTCAGAAAGGAGATTTTTTTATGTATCGAAATGAAAAGTATTTATTAGAAGGTCTGATTAAAAAAAACTATCTTTGTAAGAACCTGGCTACAGGAAGAAAGTATTCTTTCAAACCATTAGCGAGGGTAGAAAAATGTAGTTAA
- a CDS encoding mannose-1-phosphate guanylyltransferase: MSRSDKYCVIMAGGIGSRFWPMSTQKFPKQFQDILGTGRTMIQQTYDRISKMIPDENIFVITNKEYVTLSHQQLPEIPEENIVGEPMAKNTAACNLYMVNKIAEIDPDATMIVLPADHLILKEEIFLQKAEIAFDLASQNDYLVTLGITPTRPDTGYGYIQLVEKEGSDYFKVKTFTEKPILELAQNFLESGDFIWNAGIFIWNVKSIKHAFEMHLPEMTQQFMSCEYNSESESSCIEIIYPKVQKISIDNGILEKAKNVYVIPADLGWSDLGTWTSVYENTEKDENQNAINQKYLLTYNSEGNLVHIKTNNKMVVIDGLKDYIVVDTDKVLLICPRDHDQLIKDYVLDLKNFKKGEKFM; the protein is encoded by the coding sequence ATGTCAAGATCAGATAAATACTGTGTGATTATGGCTGGAGGGATCGGTAGCAGATTCTGGCCCATGAGTACGCAGAAATTTCCAAAACAATTTCAGGATATTTTAGGGACGGGACGTACAATGATACAGCAGACCTATGACAGGATCAGTAAAATGATTCCGGATGAGAATATATTCGTCATTACCAATAAAGAATACGTTACGCTTTCTCATCAGCAGCTTCCTGAAATTCCTGAAGAAAATATAGTGGGGGAACCGATGGCGAAAAATACAGCCGCCTGTAATCTCTATATGGTAAACAAAATTGCCGAAATAGATCCTGATGCGACCATGATTGTCCTTCCTGCAGATCATCTTATTCTGAAAGAAGAGATTTTTCTTCAAAAGGCAGAAATTGCCTTTGACCTGGCGTCACAAAACGATTACTTAGTGACCTTAGGAATAACTCCTACGAGACCGGATACAGGGTACGGATATATTCAGTTGGTGGAAAAAGAAGGATCAGATTATTTCAAAGTAAAAACGTTTACGGAGAAACCTATTCTTGAACTTGCACAGAATTTTCTTGAAAGCGGTGATTTTATCTGGAATGCTGGAATTTTTATCTGGAATGTGAAATCGATAAAGCATGCTTTTGAAATGCATCTTCCGGAGATGACGCAACAGTTTATGTCCTGTGAATATAATTCTGAAAGTGAAAGTAGCTGTATTGAAATTATTTATCCTAAAGTTCAGAAAATTTCTATTGATAACGGTATTCTCGAAAAAGCTAAAAATGTATATGTAATTCCTGCAGATCTCGGGTGGAGTGATCTCGGAACATGGACTTCGGTTTATGAAAATACAGAAAAGGATGAAAATCAGAACGCAATCAATCAAAAATATCTTCTGACATACAATTCCGAAGGAAATCTCGTTCATATTAAAACCAACAACAAAATGGTAGTGATTGATGGACTGAAAGATTATATTGTCGTAGATACGGATAAGGTGCTTCTTATCTGTCCGCGGGATCATGATCAGCTGATAAAGGATTATGTTTTAGATCTTAAAAACTTCAAAAAAGGAGAAAAGTTCATGTAG
- a CDS encoding GNAT family N-acetyltransferase, which yields MSLKNLQNADSFYETERLIIRPMSLEDGEFIFDLYNRPKFIEFIGNRGINTVADAENYIRNKFLPQFQRRGFGNYLVVTKDHNKKIGGVGIFEREGLDIVDIGFSLLDEFEGKGYAYEAASKVKSIGMDDFGLTKISAITSKNNFSSQKLIEKLGLKFQKYVTLPNEDEELMYFETE from the coding sequence ATGAGCCTAAAAAATCTACAAAACGCCGATAGTTTTTATGAAACGGAAAGACTGATCATTCGTCCGATGTCATTGGAGGATGGTGAATTTATTTTTGATCTTTACAACAGGCCCAAGTTTATAGAATTTATCGGTAACCGTGGTATTAATACGGTTGCAGATGCTGAAAATTATATCAGGAACAAATTTCTGCCTCAGTTTCAAAGACGGGGATTCGGAAACTATCTGGTCGTAACAAAGGATCACAATAAAAAGATAGGGGGCGTAGGAATATTTGAAAGGGAAGGACTGGATATTGTAGATATAGGCTTTTCTCTTTTAGATGAATTTGAAGGCAAAGGATATGCCTATGAAGCTGCTTCAAAAGTAAAATCGATCGGAATGGATGATTTTGGGTTAACAAAAATCTCTGCGATCACGTCAAAAAATAATTTTTCTTCTCAGAAGCTGATCGAAAAGTTAGGGCTGAAATTTCAGAAATATGTTACGCTTCCCAATGAAGATGAGGAACTGATGTACTTCGAAACTGAATAG
- the bcp gene encoding thioredoxin-dependent thiol peroxidase has product MLKIGDKLPEFEGINQDGETVRSSQFSGRKLVVFFYPQASTPTCTVEACNLSDHYFQLEEAGFQLLGISGDGVKKQKNFHSKFAFPYDLIADETHDIIEKFGVWKEKKTFGKTYMGIVRTTFIFDEKGICERVIEKVTSKTAAQQILEG; this is encoded by the coding sequence ATGCTGAAAATCGGAGACAAATTACCGGAATTCGAAGGAATCAATCAGGATGGCGAAACGGTACGCTCATCCCAATTCTCAGGTAGAAAACTTGTCGTTTTCTTTTATCCTCAGGCAAGCACCCCTACCTGTACGGTAGAAGCCTGTAATCTGAGCGACCATTATTTTCAACTGGAAGAAGCCGGATTTCAGTTATTGGGAATAAGCGGAGACGGTGTAAAAAAGCAGAAAAACTTTCACAGCAAGTTTGCTTTTCCTTATGATCTTATTGCTGATGAAACCCATGATATTATTGAAAAATTCGGAGTATGGAAAGAGAAAAAGACCTTTGGAAAAACCTATATGGGAATTGTACGGACAACATTTATTTTCGATGAAAAGGGAATCTGTGAAAGAGTCATTGAAAAAGTGACTTCAAAGACCGCAGCGCAGCAGATTTTAGAAGGATAA
- a CDS encoding endonuclease III domain-containing protein produces MTKKQRAELVQIELEKLYPEVPVPLDHTDPYTLMVAVALSAQTTDKKVNQVTPHLFAVAGTPQRMAKLEEFQIKELIKEIGLSNTKAKNLKRMAELLLERHQGVVPQTYEELEALPGVGHKTASVVMSQGFGFPAFPVDTHIHRLMTQWKLTSGKNVVETEKDAKQLWKKELWNKLHLQIIYYGREYSPARGKGEKDFITKMLFEK; encoded by the coding sequence ATGACAAAAAAGCAAAGAGCCGAGCTCGTACAAATAGAATTAGAAAAATTATATCCGGAAGTTCCTGTTCCTTTAGATCATACCGATCCGTATACATTGATGGTAGCAGTAGCATTGTCTGCACAGACTACGGATAAAAAAGTGAATCAGGTTACGCCTCATCTTTTTGCAGTGGCAGGAACACCGCAGCGGATGGCAAAACTGGAGGAATTTCAGATAAAAGAACTCATTAAAGAAATAGGGCTGTCCAATACCAAAGCCAAAAATCTGAAACGAATGGCTGAACTTTTATTAGAAAGGCACCAGGGAGTCGTGCCTCAGACTTATGAGGAACTAGAAGCTTTGCCGGGGGTGGGGCACAAAACAGCTTCTGTGGTGATGAGTCAGGGGTTCGGGTTTCCTGCTTTCCCAGTAGATACCCATATTCACAGGCTGATGACGCAATGGAAGCTTACCTCAGGGAAAAATGTGGTGGAAACCGAAAAAGATGCAAAACAACTCTGGAAAAAAGAACTATGGAATAAGCTTCACCTTCAGATTATCTATTACGGAAGAGAATATTCTCCGGCAAGAGGAAAAGGGGAGAAAGATTTTATTACGAAAATGCTGTTTGAAAAGTAA
- a CDS encoding DinB family protein, protein MITESIKSLYERDLNRLKVEIESYQNEESIWKTDKNISNSSGNLCLHLVGNLSHYIGAILGDSGYIRDRDLEFSQKDIPRTELLRKVEDTIRIVIKTLDQLNEEDTQKPYPIEPLGYPMTIDYFLIHLVGHLNYHLGQVNYHRRLLDL, encoded by the coding sequence ATGATAACAGAATCCATCAAATCTCTTTACGAGAGAGATTTAAACCGGTTAAAAGTGGAGATTGAATCGTATCAGAATGAAGAATCGATCTGGAAAACAGACAAGAATATTTCCAACTCTTCCGGAAATCTCTGTCTACACCTCGTAGGAAACCTCAGCCATTACATCGGAGCAATCCTGGGAGATTCAGGCTACATAAGAGACCGTGATCTTGAATTTTCACAGAAAGATATTCCCAGAACCGAATTACTTAGAAAAGTGGAAGACACAATCCGGATCGTAATAAAGACTTTAGATCAGCTTAATGAAGAAGATACACAGAAACCCTACCCTATTGAACCTTTGGGATATCCTATGACGATAGATTATTTCCTGATCCATCTGGTCGGGCACCTAAATTATCATCTGGGGCAGGTTAATTACCACAGAAGGCTGCTGGACCTGTAA
- a CDS encoding DUF885 domain-containing protein, with the protein MKNILSKGFIAAGLAISLFSCKKSDSPLTKVTPSNLDSIASNYYEQYLKMYPLEATSQGDPRYNDQLPINIDKDFISGEIAFYSSVQKQLSNVDYKSLSDDNKVVYDVLDYTLKDRIEVYAYHPEYIPFTQFGGLPLTFPLYGSGEGSQPFKTEKDYSDWFKRMEKFPDWMNAAAENFCDGINNKIVLPKKLVVKMIPQMRAEEITTSDMEKNIFYGPIRKFPQNFTQAQKDKFSKLYKDVIIQKIIPAYTKMGDFLEKEYLLKARDTDGYNSLPNGREIYQYYAKSWTTTNLSPDEINKTGLQQVALLRAEMEKVKQQVGFTGTLEEFINFVKTDPKAMPYKNSKEVLASFNGILAKISPKLKTMFNVTPKTKFEIRQTEKFREASASAEYIQGTSDGKRPGIFYVPLPDPSKFNVTSGMESLFLHEAIPGHHYQVSLQQENTKLPKFMRFGWFGAYGEGWAHYCETLGPEFGLYTDPYQKMGYLSDQMLRAVRLVVDTGLHTGKMTREDAIKYFLSNISYDEAGATAEVERYMAMPGQALGYKIGSLRIRELREKYQKELGSKFKLANFHDEVLSQGCLPLNVLNRKMELWAKKQR; encoded by the coding sequence ATGAAAAATATTTTATCGAAAGGTTTTATTGCTGCAGGCTTAGCCATAAGTTTGTTTTCATGCAAAAAATCTGATTCCCCTTTAACCAAAGTCACGCCGAGTAATCTGGATTCCATAGCTTCTAATTATTATGAGCAATATCTTAAGATGTATCCTCTGGAAGCCACTTCACAGGGAGACCCGAGATACAATGACCAGTTACCGATTAATATAGACAAAGATTTTATTTCTGGGGAGATCGCCTTCTACAGCTCCGTTCAGAAACAGCTTTCTAATGTGGATTATAAAAGTCTTTCAGACGATAATAAAGTCGTGTATGATGTTCTGGATTATACTTTGAAGGACAGGATTGAAGTCTATGCCTATCATCCCGAATACATTCCGTTTACCCAGTTTGGAGGACTTCCTTTAACATTTCCGTTATATGGCAGCGGTGAAGGAAGCCAGCCCTTTAAGACAGAAAAAGATTACAGCGACTGGTTCAAAAGAATGGAAAAGTTTCCTGACTGGATGAATGCTGCCGCTGAAAATTTCTGTGACGGCATCAATAACAAGATCGTTTTACCCAAAAAGCTGGTCGTAAAAATGATACCCCAAATGCGAGCAGAAGAAATCACGACCTCCGATATGGAGAAGAATATCTTCTACGGCCCCATCAGAAAATTTCCCCAAAATTTCACACAGGCTCAAAAAGATAAATTCTCAAAACTTTATAAAGATGTTATTATTCAAAAAATCATTCCGGCTTATACTAAAATGGGAGATTTTTTAGAAAAGGAATACCTGCTAAAAGCAAGAGATACAGACGGATACAACAGTCTTCCCAATGGAAGAGAGATTTATCAGTATTATGCTAAAAGCTGGACAACCACCAATCTTTCCCCGGATGAAATCAATAAAACAGGTCTGCAGCAGGTTGCCCTGTTGCGTGCAGAAATGGAGAAAGTAAAACAGCAGGTTGGCTTTACCGGAACATTGGAAGAGTTTATCAATTTTGTAAAAACTGATCCGAAAGCAATGCCTTATAAAAATTCAAAAGAGGTTTTAGCAAGCTTTAACGGTATTTTAGCGAAGATCAGCCCGAAACTTAAAACCATGTTCAATGTAACTCCTAAAACAAAATTTGAGATCAGACAGACCGAAAAGTTCAGAGAAGCGAGTGCCAGTGCAGAATATATTCAGGGAACATCGGATGGAAAAAGACCCGGAATTTTTTATGTTCCTCTTCCTGATCCTTCAAAGTTTAACGTAACTTCCGGAATGGAATCTTTATTCCTGCATGAGGCCATTCCCGGGCATCATTACCAGGTTTCTCTTCAACAGGAGAATACGAAACTTCCGAAGTTTATGAGATTTGGCTGGTTCGGGGCTTATGGTGAAGGCTGGGCCCATTACTGTGAAACGCTGGGCCCGGAATTTGGCTTGTATACTGACCCTTATCAGAAAATGGGCTATTTAAGTGACCAGATGCTGAGAGCGGTGAGACTGGTAGTAGACACGGGTCTGCATACCGGAAAAATGACCAGAGAAGATGCTATTAAGTATTTTCTAAGCAATATTTCTTATGATGAAGCCGGAGCAACAGCCGAAGTAGAAAGATATATGGCAATGCCCGGACAGGCTTTGGGCTATAAAATCGGTTCATTGAGAATCCGTGAGCTGAGAGAAAAGTATCAGAAAGAGCTCGGAAGTAAGTTTAAACTGGCGAACTTCCATGACGAAGTTTTAAGCCAGGGATGTCTTCCATTGAATGTTCTGAACAGAAAAATGGAACTTTGGGCTAAGAAGCAGAGATGA